Sequence from the Segatella copri genome:
CATAATGCAAAACCTGATGTGTATCAAATTCTGAAACACCATAAGATTTGAAATCAGATGCAACACGCGTATAAACGACACCGGTACTCAAAGACAAGCGAGGCGCAAGTCCGATACCAACCTGAGCACCTATAGCCAAAGGAGCATGATGTTTCGCTTCAACATATTTCGGTATTGCATATCTTAAAGGAGAAGCAGCAGCCAGGAAAACACCATGATCAGCAAAGCCGCCACCAGCAAGAGGATCTGAAGACGCATACATGCCGTTTGACATTCCATCACTGCCAGAGCCCAGACTTACATTCTCTGCATACAGGTTCATGGTCCAGTTCTGTTCATACTTGTCCTTATAACTGCGTTCAAAAGGACCATCCTGCGCCCTGCCTGCATAAAGCTTCTGCCCACCATCTTCTTCCAACGGCTTGGTTGCATGATTAGAAGAAACGGCCATCTGTCTTTCAGAATCCTCATTTTGCTTTTGCAAAACAGATAATTCCTGACCATTTACCTCTGCATTAACAGACTGTTCTGGCATTTCTACCTCTGCTGCAAGCATTATTTCATGATTATCAGCAACTGTTCTATCCAAAGAAGATACCGAAGATTTACTATGGTTCAATTGACGCCCCGATGAGCGGCGATTCGTCTGATGTACAGATTCATTGTTTTCAGCAAGCAAGATAGCATTTTTACTTCCTGCCGATTGTGCTTCTGCACGGACAGCAGAAGAAGTCCTGCTTGAACCTGATGCTGTAGAGAAAGAACTCTGAACAGCTAAGTTAGTCTGTCCCGGTTCATCATCATGCAGATAAACATAACTGCCTCCTACTCCCAATAAAGCAATAGCTGCAGCTACTGACCATCTTTTCAAGACAACATAACGAGCCTGTGGTCTCTTTTTTACATCAGTTTCCTCATCACCAACCTTTTTAGACTGAGCAAGCGATTGTTCTATCTCAGCCCACATGTCGTGGCTGACAGGCTCTTGGTAGTCTGCCAACTGATCTCGAAGTTTATTTGTCCAATCGTTACTCATTACTTTTCTCGTTTATATGATTCAACTCTTTATTATCACTACAATCTGCCTGGCTCAGATAATCTTTCACCTTTTTGCCCAACAGCTTTTTCGCCCGCAAATATTGTGAAGCAGAACTGCTTTCTTTGATGCCTAACAGCTGTGCAATTTCTTTATGGCTTTTCTGTTCAAAAACAAACATGTTAAGAACCAGTCTGTACCCATCAGGCAATTCTCCTATCATTCTTGTCAGTTCAGCAGGCGGAACTCTTTCTACTTCTGGCTCTTCATCCTCAATATCATCGGGAACTTCGTCCACGATAGTGAAGCGCTTTTGCTGCCTTACAAAGTTGACCGCTTCATTTGTCACTATCCGCAAGAGCCAAGCCTGAAGAGCGCCCTCACCCCGATATTCAAACTTTGAAATGCCGGAAAAGACTTTTATAAAACTATCTTGCACTACATCCTCAGCATCATCGCGCATAGGGACATACCTCAGCGCTACGGCCATGGCATACCCCACATAGCGTTCATACAATCTGTGCATTGCTGCCCGACTGCCGCTATTGATGTCGTCTAAGAGTTTCTTTTCCGATTCCAATTTCAAATCCTTTTTAAAGATTAAACGATATAAAGAGAAAACCTTGCATCAAAAATGAACTTTTTTTTGATGCAAGGCACTTTTTTTTTATATTTCTATATTATTCTATAGAGAACACTTTACCTTCCTGAGTAAGATAACTTTCCGCAAACACCTCTTTAGCTTCATTCAACAATACCTCTTCATTATTATATCTTGCACTATAATGTCCCAGAAGAAGTTTGCCTACACCCGCATTTCTCGCTATAGTTGCAGCCTGTCGAGCCGTACTGTGATAATAGAGTTTAGCCCTGTCCCCATTCTCTGAAGTATAAGTACTCTCATGATAAAGCACCGTAACCCCCTTTACCTTTTCTGCCAACCCCGGAACAAACCGGGTATCACTGCAATAAGCATAACTGCGGGGAGTAGCGGCAGGCATTACCAATCTGGCATTAGGTATTACATCCCCCTCCTTCGTTGTCCAATCAGCTCCATTCTTGATGTTATTAATCTGGCTTACAGGAATCTCGTAATAATCTATCATATCACGACGGATATGAGGCAATGTCGGTTTCTCTCTGAAAATGTAACCACAACAAGGCACACGATGCTGCAGAGGAACGGTTTCTACGGTTACAGAATGATCTTCATATACTACTTGCGACTTCTCGGTATCTACAGGAACAAATTCAATTTCATATTCCATTCCCTGCATGAAGAAATCAATCTGACGCTTAAATAAATCTCCGTAACTTTCTGGCGCATACACTTTTAACTTAGCCGTTCTACCCAGCATACCTAAGGTAGAAAGAAGCCCCAGCAAGCCAAAGCAATGGTCACCATGAAGATGCGAAATAAAGATAGCATTTATCTTAGCAAAGTGAACATGAGTGCGACGGAACTGCATCTGGGCACCCTCTCCACAATCCATCATAAAGCATTTGCCACGCATCTCAATAATCTGGGCCGAGGCACTATGCTGAAGGGTGGGAAAAGCACTGCCACACCCCAATATATGTACTTTAAATGGTTCCAAAACTAAATCATAAATTACAGGTTCAACATGATGACCTTACTCTTGGCGCTTGAAAACAAAGATACCCTGAGTATTCTCCAACATAAGACTGTCAGAACCCAATTTGTCAATAGCGAAAGTATCCTTATTCAGCAAGAGTTTACCATTGAGTATCTTCCAGCTAGTCCAAGGATTAGTTTCAGCCTTCACATTGTTCTTCACCTCTCCACCTTCCAAGATATCAAAATTCTTATCCAGAGAAGTCCATTTACCCAAGAGGGATGTCAGATTGATAATCTTCTGGGCCATCATCTCTCCATCCTCTGCCTTATAACCGATAAGAGCAATACGGTCGCCAGCCAGCAATCCTCCCTGAACAACATCAGGATTCTCATCGTCAATAAACACCGAAAGGGTGTCACCTTCATCAGAAATCAGCTCCAGGCTATGCATAGAGGTTCCCTCACCGCATACACCATAGATAGTAGAATCGTTCATTGCATCCTCTACCTCTACCGAATCTGCTGCACTGATAACAGGAACATTATTTTTGTTCTTACAACTGTTGGCAGCGAAAAGCGCCACCAAAGCTATTGTTACATAAACTAATTTCTTCATAACACTTTAGTTTTTATTATTATATTGATGAGTCGATAAGATTATCTGATTCACCGTTATTTATCATCCTTTTTCTCCTGAAGTTTTGCTTCATCCCATAGTTTATCCATTTCTTCTAAGCTCATATCTTTCAAGTTTTTGCCTTGCTTTAAGCTATGATCTTCTACGTAGTTGAAACGGCGGATAAACTTCTGGTTGGTTTTCTCCAGCGCATTATCCGGATTGAGTTTATAGAGACGTGCTGCATTGATTACTGAGAAGATGAAATCGCCCAATTCCCGGGTAGAATTCTCTTTGTCGCCTTTAGCCAGTTCCACCTTGAGTTCTTCCAGTTCCTCCTGCACTTTGTCCCACACATCTTCTTTTTCTTTCCAGTCGAAGCCTACATTTCTAGCCTTGTCCTGAATGCGATAAGCCTTGATAAGAGACGGAAGAGAATGAGGGACACCGCTCAACACCCGCTCATTTCCATCCTTCTCCTGCTGCTTAATCTGTTCCCAGGTTTTCTCAACAGAAGTAGCAGTTTTCGGCTTGCTGGCGCCAAGAGCCAAAGTTTCTTCCGAACTGGCAGTTCCAGCCTTCCCGGTTTCTGCTTCTTCAGACTCTCTATATACCACTTGTCCCTCATCGTTGATATACATATCAGGATTCGAAACCGTCCAATTTCCTTCCTCCTTCCAGTTGATGAAAGGATGGCGGAACATCAATTTATCTGCCTCCTGATTGCAAACATCGCAAATATCGAACTCGCCGTCTTCTCTGCCGATGATGCTATAGAACATCACGTGCTCCAACACATCGCCCAACTCCTTCTTGATATCCTTGTAATCGCGCTTCATCAAGGCGTCACAAAGCTCGAAAGTCTCCTCGATCGTATTCGGACGAAGACTCTCGAATGTCTGCTTTTTATCCCATGGACACTGCAGGCGCAAACGGTCCTGCACATCCAGCAAGCGGCTGAACGCCGCCAGTTTTTCTTCTTTCGTATGTCCTTTTCCTGTATTACTAACCATCGTTTTGTGCAAAAATTAATAATTTTGATGCAAAGATAGTATTTTTCGCCCAAAAATTAGTATCTTTGCACCGTTTTTTAAAGAAAAAGAAAGAAAAAGAATAAAAATTAGATAGAAACAATGGAATTAGCAAGTAAATACGATCCACAAGCAGTGGAAAGTAAATGGTATCAGTACTGGCTCGACAACAAGCTTTTCAGCTCTAAGCCAGATGGTCGTGAACCTTATACAGTGGTTATCCCTCCACCAAACGTAACGGGTGTGCTCCACATGGGACACATGCTCAACAATACTATCCAGGATATTCTCGTTCGCCGTGCTCGCATGGAGGGCAAGAACGCATGTTGGGTACCAGGTACCGACCATGCCAGCATCGCTACCGAGGCTAAGGTTGTAAACCGCCTCGCTCAGCAGGGCATCAAGAAGACCGACCTTACCCGCGAGGAGTTTCTCAAGCACGCTTGGGACTGGACTCACGAGCATGGTGGCATCATCCTCAAACAGCTCCGCAAACTCGGTGCCAGTTGCGATTGGGACCGCACAGCATTCACCATGGACGAGACCCGCTCTCGTGCCGTCATCCACGTATTCTGCGACCTGTACCAGAAGGGACTCATCTATCGTGGCGTGCGCATGGTTAACTGGGACCCTAAGGCTCAGACTGCGCTCTCTGACGAGGAGGTTATCTACAAGGACGAGCACTCTAAGCTCTACCACTTGAAGTATTACGTAGTAGAGCAGGACTGCCAGCAGGTGGATGAGGAGAACGTGATTCACAAGGATGAGAAGGGATACTATGCAGTAGTAGCAACCACCCGTCCTGAGACCATCATGGGCGACTCTGCCATGTGTATCAACCCAGAGGATAAGAAGAATACCTGGCTGAAGGGTAAGCACGTTATCGTGCCTCTCGTAAACCGCGAGATTCCAGTCATCGAGGATACATACGTAGATATCGAGTTCGGTACTGGTTGCTTGAAGGTAACTCCAGCTCACGATATCAACGACCACGCACTCGGTTTGAAGCACGGTTTGGAAACCATCGATATCTTCAACGACAATGGTACCATCAGCGAGGCAGCAGGTCTCTATGTAGGTATGGACCGCATGGACGTGCGCAAGCAGATTTCCATCGACCTTCAGAACGCCGGTCTGATGGAGAAGATTGAGGACTATAATAATAAGGTGGGCTTCTCAGAGCGTACCAATGTGCCTATCGAGCCAAAGCTCTCTACACAGTGGTTCCTCAAGATGCAGCACTTTGCCGACATCGCCCTTCCTCCAGTAATGGACGATGATATCGAGTTCTATCCTAAGAAGTACAAGAACACCTATCGCCACTGGTTGGAGAACATCAAGGACTGGTGTATCAGCCGTCAGCTCTGGTGGGGTCACCGCATCCCAGCCTACTACTTCGACAATGCCGGCAAGAAGGATTTCGTGGTAGCTGAGACTGCAGAGGAGGCTCTGAAACTCGCTCAGGAGAAGAATGCCAACATCAAGGCAGAGGATCTTGAGCAGGAGAGCGACTGCCTCGACACCTGGTTCTCTTCATGGTTGTGGCCTATCTCTCTGTTCGATGGTATCGAGCATCCTGACAATGAGGAGATCAACTACTACTACCCTACTTCCGACCTCGTAACTGGTCCGGATATCATCTTCTTCTGGGTAGCACGTATGATCATGGCTGGCTACGAGTATCGTGGCAAGATGCCATTCAAGCACGTATATTTCACAGGTATCGTTCGCGATAAGCTCGGCCGCAAGATGAGCAAGAGTCTCGGTAACTCACCAGACCCATTGGTTCTGATTGACAAGTTTGGTGCCGACGGTGTTCGTATGGGTATGATGCTCAGCGCTCCAGCCGGCAACGACATCCTCTTCGACGAGAGCCTCTGCGAGCAGGGACGTAACTTCAACAATAAAATCTGGAATGCCCTCCGCCTCGTGAAGGGTTGGGAGACAGCGGATATCGAGCAGCCTAAGAGTGCAGAAATCGCAGTGAAATGGTTTGATGCCAAGCTCAAGGAAGTGAACGAGGAGATGCAGAAGCAGTTTAAGGACTATCGTATCTCTGAGGCATTGATGACAGTATATAAGCTGTTCTGGGATGAGTTCTCATCCTGGTACCTGGAGATGGTGAAGCCAGCTTACGGCCAGCCTATCGACCAGAAGAGCTACGATGCTACCCTCCGTTTCTTCGATGCCCTGCTGAAGATGTTGCATCCATTCATGCCATTCATCACCGAGGAGTTGTGGCAGCACATCTACGACCGCAAGGATGGCGAGAGCATCATGCGCGAGAAACTGGATATTCCTGCACCTACAGCCGAGGAGCAGAAGTTGGCAGCAGATATCGAGGCTGTGAAGCAGATTATCGCCGGTGTTCGTACCGTTCGCAACCAGAAGAACATTGCCCAGAAGGAGCAATTGTCTCTGCAGGTAGTAGGCAAGAACGATTTCGAGGCTTACAACGACGTAACTCTGAAGATGGCGAACCTCGACAAGATTGAGGTCATCGCTGAGAAGAGTGCCGATGCATCAAGCTTCATGGTAGGTACCGACGAGTTTGCCGTACCATTGGGCGACCTCATCGACGTAGCTGCCGAGATTGAGAAGGCTGAGGCCCAGCTCAAGCACTTGGAAGGCTTCCTGATGGGCGTACGCAAGAAGCTCAGCAACGAGAACTTCGTAGCTCACGCACCTGAGAAGGTAGTAGCCCTGGAGCGCAAGAAGGAAAGCGACTCTGTTGAGAAGATTGCTGCCCTCAAGGCAACCATCGAGGAACTCAAGAAGAAATAATAGTATTATATTTAATGTTGAATGTTGAGTGTAGAATGTTGAATTAGTCAAGCTGATTCGTTAGCAAGATTGCAACTCAACATTCAACATTCAACATTCAACATTTTTAATTATGATCAAGAAGCTTTTCACCTTATTTATATGTACGCTATCTCTTGCAGCAACTTTCACCAGTTGCGGTGATGAAGCTATTGATGTAGAAAGCGTCAATAAGCAGACTATCTTCGTCTTCTATCCTTGGACGGGTGGAACCAACACATCCAGTCTCACAAGTTTTTTGAAAAACAACGTTGACAGTATCTGCGAAGGTATTGTTGCCAAGAAGGGATTGAACAATTCGCGTGTAATGGTCTTCATGAGTCAGAATTACAAGAAGAGCTATCTCATAGATCTTCAGTATGACGGCAATAAGAAAGCCGTCATCCGCGACACGTTGAAGACATACGATGAAGCTACATATACTACAGCAGAAGGATTTGCAGAGATTCTGAATGAGGTGAAACGCCGTGCTGAAGCCCTGAATTATTCGCTCATCATCGGAGCTCATGGCTGCGGATGGACCTACAACAGCGATTGGGTTAACTATCCTTATATGGCAAGACCTAATGCCGGTTTTGCTCAGAAAGGAAGCACCAGCTACCCTACCGCTACCGGCAATTTCAGCGGAATACAGTATGGTCCCGATCCCAACAAACCTATCACCCGTTTCTTCGGAAGTGTGAGCTTAAAAGAAAACGCTCTCGACATTCCTACCCTAGCCGAAGGCATCAAACTCAGCGGCACCAAGATGCAGTACATCCTCTTCGATGCATGCTATATGGGCAATGTAGAGACTGCATACGAACTGAAAGACGTCACTAATTTCATGATCAGTTCAAGTAGCGAAGTAATGGGAGCCGGCGTTCCATACAAAACCACATGGAGTTACCTCAACAGTTCAGCACCCAACTACTCAGGATTTGTCAACGGAGTTGTCAATTTCTATAAGAATGATAGCTACCCATATTGTAACATGGCGGCCATCGACTGCAGACAGATGGATAATCTAGCCCAAGTGATGAAGGAAATTAATAGCAAATATACCCTCTCATCATCCGTTCCGCTCGATTCCATACAGCCTTTGGATGGTTTCTCTCCCAACCTCTTCTACGACATGAGCGTATACGTAGATAGTCTCGTTCCAAGCGGCTCTCTGAAAGATAAATTTAATTCACAGATGAAACTCACAATCAAAGCAGCAGCTCATACAGATGAAGCTTATACAGCGTTAATGAGTTATAGAGGTGCAACCTTTAAAGTGAAAAATTATTGCGGTCTTTCTATCTCCGACCCTAGCCCGCACAGCGTAGCTATCAAGGGCAGAGAGAAAACCGGTTGGTGGAAAGCTACACACTAATAAGCAATGAAGAGTGAAAGAAACTCCTTATTGGCTTTTAAGAAAAATGTTATATAAAAGAATACATGATGGAATATTTTATCATTGAGAATAACGGACAGCAAGCGGGGCCATTCAGCCTGGAGCAACTCGTCCAGAAGGCTATCACACCCGAAACCCTTGTTTGGGCACAAGGCATGAAAGACTGGACTCCTGCTTGGAAAATAGCAGAACTGAAGACTGTTCTTGAAACAGTAGAAGCAATCAAAGCTAATACAGCCAACAAAGAAAATGCAGAAGGAACATCAACAGATGCAACCGGCAACAACGGAACAGAAGCAGCAAACTTTCAGGCTGCAAACCAGCAGGGTTTCCAGCAGGCACAGCAGGAAGCTTACCAGCAAGGTTTTCAGCACGGCGCAGCAATGAACCAGGGCTACAGACAGGAACCGGAAAAGAAAAAATCGAGCAAGACCCTCAGGAAAGTCATCTTAGGGCTTATCGTACTTCTCTTCCTGGTTTTCTCCATAACCAATCCAGGACCTGATGCCCACAAAGAAAAGGTAAAAACTGAGGCAGCCAAGGCTATCGACAAGGCTACAGAAACCAGTGATAACAACTTCTTCACCCAAAGCATCCGTTCCATTGCCAAAATGATGGCAGGAAGCGCTATTGATGAAGTGATGAACCAGCTCTTCGAATACCACAACTATATCGTATGCTCTAAGGGAACCGTTGAGTTTAATGGCAAGCAGCACACCGTAAGCTTCGGAATCCTTGGCAGCGTTTACACGATGAATGCTGATGATATGGTGAAGGCGCTGGAAGGTGCCGACAATCTGCAGATAGAAGAAACCACCAGCTCATCAACCGATGAATCACCTTCGGTAAGCGATAATAACAGCGATGGTTCAGAAGAAGACGGACTGGGCGCTTCCGTTCAGAAGAAACTGGAAGACAAGGCAAACCAGGCCATGGATCAGGCTGCCGACAAGGTAAGCAAGAAACTGGAAGAGAAAATCAACCAGAAACTCGATGAAGCAACCGATTCTTCAACCGTAGAAAAGATTCTCGACAAGATTCTGGAACTGATTTAGCATCAGAAATCCGAAGAAACATAAGAAATATGACACATTTCTCAATATGACAGCATGGCGGCTTGACGTATATCAAGCCGCCATTGCTGTTTAGTTGACGTGTATCAAAAAAAGCCCCTTTTTCATCATTTTGTCATGTCTTTGTGACAGATATTCAAGAAAAAGGCATTACCTTTGCACCAGAAAACAGTGAGATTGTAATAAGGATAATGTAAAACAGGAGACCTCACATGGAGGCTCCACAAAGAAAGAAAGGAAACAAATTATGATGACGACAGTAATGATTCTTACAGTTGTGGCAGCTATGATTGTCAAGGCTGTAAATGTAAACAACAACATGGAGATGGGCAAGTAAAATTGACCACCGTTCATGAATAAAAGGAAAAAGGAAATGGCAGAAATGCCAAGTATTAATTTTTAAAAAAAGGATAACGATTATGAAAACAATGTATGCAAACATCAAGAAGGCCTTGAAGGCTATTCTTGCAGATTACATGACCGCAATGGAAATGTATGGTGAGGCTTTGAACAGAAGCCGTGGTTGTGCTTGCGCATAAGGGTTCCAATCCCTTCATGCTGCGGCATAAACTAGATTGAAAGCAAAAAGTAATTACGTTTAAATAAAGAAAAAGCGTGTAAGTTACCATACTTACACGCTTTTTTTGTATCTTTGCAACCGATTAGTACAAATAAAAAAAAAAGAAACGATGAACTCACAAGATATGATCAGCAGGCTGGAATCGAAAGGCATTCGGCCAACCGCCAACCGCATACTCGTAATGAAGACCCTGATGGGCGAACAGAACCCACAGAGTCTGAGTAATCTGGAACGAAAGATGGTTTCGATGGACAAGTCGAGCATCTTCCGTACCCTTACCCTCTTCCTGGAACATGATGTGGTACATGCCTTCGAAGATGGGCGAGGCGTACTCTGCTACGAACTCTGCGAAGAAAAAGGGGCTTGCGATCATCACGACGGGCATATTCATTTCTACTGCGAATCTTGCCAGCGTTCCTTCTGTATGGAGGATATCCATATTCCAAGTTTCGAACTGCCCGAAGGCTTTTACCCCCACTCTATTTCCTTTGTCATCAAAGGCGAATGTCCGGATTGCAGAAAGAAACACCAGTAAAGCGAAAGGTACATTCTGCGTTAATTTAGCATAAATATTTTTGAAATTCTATTGTTTTTCCGATATTATCATTACTTTTGCAAGCGATTATCACGGGGTGCTGAAAGATTCGGCTGAGATGATACCCATTGAACCTGATGCAGGTAATGCTGTCGCAGGGATATTTGATAGCGCTTTATTCTTTCTCTTAAGGCTTTCATCTGGAAGTTCACCGTGTTTGATT
This genomic interval carries:
- a CDS encoding sigma-70 family RNA polymerase sigma factor — protein: MKLESEKKLLDDINSGSRAAMHRLYERYVGYAMAVALRYVPMRDDAEDVVQDSFIKVFSGISKFEYRGEGALQAWLLRIVTNEAVNFVRQQKRFTIVDEVPDDIEDEEPEVERVPPAELTRMIGELPDGYRLVLNMFVFEQKSHKEIAQLLGIKESSSASQYLRAKKLLGKKVKDYLSQADCSDNKELNHINEKSNE
- a CDS encoding ribonuclease Z, coding for MEPFKVHILGCGSAFPTLQHSASAQIIEMRGKCFMMDCGEGAQMQFRRTHVHFAKINAIFISHLHGDHCFGLLGLLSTLGMLGRTAKLKVYAPESYGDLFKRQIDFFMQGMEYEIEFVPVDTEKSQVVYEDHSVTVETVPLQHRVPCCGYIFREKPTLPHIRRDMIDYYEIPVSQINNIKNGADWTTKEGDVIPNARLVMPAATPRSYAYCSDTRFVPGLAEKVKGVTVLYHESTYTSENGDRAKLYYHSTARQAATIARNAGVGKLLLGHYSARYNNEEVLLNEAKEVFAESYLTQEGKVFSIE
- the mazG gene encoding nucleoside triphosphate pyrophosphohydrolase, with the protein product MVSNTGKGHTKEEKLAAFSRLLDVQDRLRLQCPWDKKQTFESLRPNTIEETFELCDALMKRDYKDIKKELGDVLEHVMFYSIIGREDGEFDICDVCNQEADKLMFRHPFINWKEEGNWTVSNPDMYINDEGQVVYRESEEAETGKAGTASSEETLALGASKPKTATSVEKTWEQIKQQEKDGNERVLSGVPHSLPSLIKAYRIQDKARNVGFDWKEKEDVWDKVQEELEELKVELAKGDKENSTRELGDFIFSVINAARLYKLNPDNALEKTNQKFIRRFNYVEDHSLKQGKNLKDMSLEEMDKLWDEAKLQEKKDDK
- a CDS encoding valine--tRNA ligase, whose translation is MELASKYDPQAVESKWYQYWLDNKLFSSKPDGREPYTVVIPPPNVTGVLHMGHMLNNTIQDILVRRARMEGKNACWVPGTDHASIATEAKVVNRLAQQGIKKTDLTREEFLKHAWDWTHEHGGIILKQLRKLGASCDWDRTAFTMDETRSRAVIHVFCDLYQKGLIYRGVRMVNWDPKAQTALSDEEVIYKDEHSKLYHLKYYVVEQDCQQVDEENVIHKDEKGYYAVVATTRPETIMGDSAMCINPEDKKNTWLKGKHVIVPLVNREIPVIEDTYVDIEFGTGCLKVTPAHDINDHALGLKHGLETIDIFNDNGTISEAAGLYVGMDRMDVRKQISIDLQNAGLMEKIEDYNNKVGFSERTNVPIEPKLSTQWFLKMQHFADIALPPVMDDDIEFYPKKYKNTYRHWLENIKDWCISRQLWWGHRIPAYYFDNAGKKDFVVAETAEEALKLAQEKNANIKAEDLEQESDCLDTWFSSWLWPISLFDGIEHPDNEEINYYYPTSDLVTGPDIIFFWVARMIMAGYEYRGKMPFKHVYFTGIVRDKLGRKMSKSLGNSPDPLVLIDKFGADGVRMGMMLSAPAGNDILFDESLCEQGRNFNNKIWNALRLVKGWETADIEQPKSAEIAVKWFDAKLKEVNEEMQKQFKDYRISEALMTVYKLFWDEFSSWYLEMVKPAYGQPIDQKSYDATLRFFDALLKMLHPFMPFITEELWQHIYDRKDGESIMREKLDIPAPTAEEQKLAADIEAVKQIIAGVRTVRNQKNIAQKEQLSLQVVGKNDFEAYNDVTLKMANLDKIEVIAEKSADASSFMVGTDEFAVPLGDLIDVAAEIEKAEAQLKHLEGFLMGVRKKLSNENFVAHAPEKVVALERKKESDSVEKIAALKATIEELKKK
- a CDS encoding clostripain-related cysteine peptidase, with amino-acid sequence MIKKLFTLFICTLSLAATFTSCGDEAIDVESVNKQTIFVFYPWTGGTNTSSLTSFLKNNVDSICEGIVAKKGLNNSRVMVFMSQNYKKSYLIDLQYDGNKKAVIRDTLKTYDEATYTTAEGFAEILNEVKRRAEALNYSLIIGAHGCGWTYNSDWVNYPYMARPNAGFAQKGSTSYPTATGNFSGIQYGPDPNKPITRFFGSVSLKENALDIPTLAEGIKLSGTKMQYILFDACYMGNVETAYELKDVTNFMISSSSEVMGAGVPYKTTWSYLNSSAPNYSGFVNGVVNFYKNDSYPYCNMAAIDCRQMDNLAQVMKEINSKYTLSSSVPLDSIQPLDGFSPNLFYDMSVYVDSLVPSGSLKDKFNSQMKLTIKAAAHTDEAYTALMSYRGATFKVKNYCGLSISDPSPHSVAIKGREKTGWWKATH
- a CDS encoding GYF domain-containing protein, whose translation is MMEYFIIENNGQQAGPFSLEQLVQKAITPETLVWAQGMKDWTPAWKIAELKTVLETVEAIKANTANKENAEGTSTDATGNNGTEAANFQAANQQGFQQAQQEAYQQGFQHGAAMNQGYRQEPEKKKSSKTLRKVILGLIVLLFLVFSITNPGPDAHKEKVKTEAAKAIDKATETSDNNFFTQSIRSIAKMMAGSAIDEVMNQLFEYHNYIVCSKGTVEFNGKQHTVSFGILGSVYTMNADDMVKALEGADNLQIEETTSSSTDESPSVSDNNSDGSEEDGLGASVQKKLEDKANQAMDQAADKVSKKLEEKINQKLDEATDSSTVEKILDKILELI
- a CDS encoding Fur family transcriptional regulator; protein product: MNSQDMISRLESKGIRPTANRILVMKTLMGEQNPQSLSNLERKMVSMDKSSIFRTLTLFLEHDVVHAFEDGRGVLCYELCEEKGACDHHDGHIHFYCESCQRSFCMEDIHIPSFELPEGFYPHSISFVIKGECPDCRKKHQ